A window of Bufo gargarizans isolate SCDJY-AF-19 chromosome 9, ASM1485885v1, whole genome shotgun sequence contains these coding sequences:
- the LOC122946055 gene encoding cytochrome P450 2B11-like — protein MLLVPAVLLIVLLCLVWTIWLKGKPQDHPHLPPGPRPFPVVGNILQVNPRELLHSLEKLREKHGPIFTVYLGSKPIVMLCGYDVVKEALIDNKDVFSGRGRMPLSEFVVKGYGITNSNGERWKEMRRFALATLRNFGMGKRSIEERIQEEAQFLVENVSKTEGKLFDPTFILSSAVSNIICSIVFGKRFSYTDEHFLSLLKNINGALQFMTSAWGLIFYYLQGALRYIPGPHKKGIKHLINLKTFIQDSIDESVNTLNPNSPRHFIDSFLVKMQEDKQNPASEFHNDNLIGSTMNLFFAGTETTSTTLRYGFLALLKYPHIQAKIQDEIDHVIGDHHPSAEDRTKMPYTEAVICEIQRFSDIVPTGVPRSTIEDVTFRGYTIPKGTDVMPLLTTVLKDPEQFPQPELFSPNRFLDGNGAVKKHAALLPFSAGRRMCPGESLARMELFLFLTTLLQKFTLTTVVPTDDIDLSPEFSSTGHLPRYYKMSAVPRH, from the exons ATGCTTCTTGTCCCAGCTGTTCTCCTTATTGTCCTACTATGTCTGGTCTGGACAATATGGTTGAAAGGAAAACCTCAGGACCATCCACATCTGCCACCAGGTCCTCGTCCATTTCCAGTGGTTGGCAACATTCTGCAAGTAAACCCTCGGGAGCTCTTACACTCACTCGAAAAG CTCCGGGAAAAACATGGTCCAATATTCACAGTATATTTAGGTTCTAAGCCAATTGTGATGCTTTGTGGATATGATGTggtaaaagaggccttaatagACAACAAGGATGTATTCAGTGGAAGAGGGAGGATGCCACTGTCTGAATTTGTGGTAAAGGGATACG GAATCACAAACAGCAATGGAGAGCGCTGGAAGGAAATGAGACGTTTTGCCCTTGCCACCCTTAGAAACTTTGGGATGGGCAAGAGGAGCATTGAAGAGAGAATTCAGGAGGAGGCTCAGTTTCTTGTGGAGAACGTCAGCAAAACTGAAG GGAAACTGTTTGACCCTACTTTTATCCTCAGCTCTGCAGTATCCAACATTATCTGCTCTATTGTTTTCGGGAAGAGGTTTAGTTACACAGATGAACATTTTCTGTCTCTTCTCAAAAATATAAATGGGGCTCTTCAATTTATGACTTCTGCATGGGGTTTG ATCTTCTATTACCTTCAAGGGGCTCTGAGATATATTCCTGGTCCTCACAAGAAAGGTATTAAGCATCTAATCAACCTTAAAACATTCATTCAAGATAGCATTGATGAGAGTGTGAACACACTCAACCCTAATTCTCCACGGCACTTTATTGATAGCTTTCTGGTTAAGATGCAAGAG GATAAACAAAATCCAGCCTCAGAATTCCATAATGACAATCTTATTGGATCTACAATGAACTTGTTCTTTGCTGGGACGGAAACTACTAGTACCACCCTTCGATATGGCTTCCTTGCTCTACTAAAATATCCTCACATTCAAG CAAAAATCCAGGATGAAATTGACCATGTGATAGGTGATCATCATCCATCAGCAGAAGATCGAACCAAGATGCCTTACACTGAAGCTGTAATCTGTGAGATCCAACGGTTCAGTGATATTGTTCCCACAGGGGTTCCCCGATCTACAATTGAGGATGTCACCTTTCGAGGTTACACTATCCCAAAG GGCACAGATGTGATGCCATTATTGACCACTGTACTGAAGGACCCTGAACAATTTCCACAGCCAGAGCTCTTCTCTCCGAATCGGTTTCTGGATGGTAATGGGGCAGTAAAGAAACATGCAGCACTTTTGCCATTCTCTGCAG GAAGGCGAATGTGTCCAGGAGAAAGCTTAGCTCGTATGGAACTCTTTCTATTCCTGACCACACTCTTACAGAAGTTCACCCTGACCACAGTGGTGCCTACAGACGACATAGACTTAAGTCCTGAGTTTAGCAGCACAGGCCACCTGCCTCGTTACTACAAGATGTCTGCAGTTCCTCGTCACTAA